The proteins below are encoded in one region of Syntrophotalea carbinolica DSM 2380:
- a CDS encoding NADH-ubiquinone oxidoreductase-F iron-sulfur binding region domain-containing protein: MATQLRIATRNSGFIDPESVESYIAVGGYQALGKCLSEMKPADVIELMKNSGLRGRGGAGFPTGVKWGFAAKYDSDIKHVVCNADEGDPGAFMDRAVLEGDPHSVLEAMAIGAYAIGGNKGTIYIRAEYPLAIARLKMAIEQAKEMGVLGDNIMGTDFCFDLELKYGAGAFVCGEETALINSMEGNRGEPYTKPPFPAEAGYWNKPTIVNNVETLANIPAIIMKGADWFNKIGTETSKGTKVFCICGKIANVGLIEVPMGTTLKEVIYDIGGGIPGGKEFKAVQTGGPSGGALTYKDLDAPIDYENLVARQSMMGSGGMIVMDEEDCMVSVAKFFLDFTMDETCGKCTPCRIGSKRIYELLDKITIGQGTEADLEKLRSLSVNIKDTALCGLGQTMPNPVLSTMRVFEDEYRAHVIDKKCPAGVCAELLEYTVVDQKCVGCTLCAKVCPVNCISGKPKEVHVIDQAACIKCGACLDKCKFDAIIKQ; encoded by the coding sequence ATGGCAACTCAGCTTAGAATAGCCACCCGCAATAGCGGGTTTATCGATCCGGAATCCGTCGAGTCCTACATTGCCGTCGGCGGCTACCAGGCTCTGGGCAAATGCCTGTCCGAAATGAAGCCTGCCGACGTTATCGAACTGATGAAAAACAGCGGTCTGCGCGGCCGTGGCGGCGCAGGTTTCCCCACCGGCGTAAAATGGGGTTTTGCCGCCAAGTACGACTCCGACATCAAGCATGTCGTATGTAACGCCGATGAAGGCGACCCGGGGGCATTCATGGACCGCGCGGTTCTCGAAGGCGACCCGCACAGCGTTCTGGAAGCTATGGCCATCGGCGCCTACGCCATCGGCGGCAACAAAGGCACCATCTACATCCGTGCCGAGTACCCGCTGGCCATTGCCCGCCTGAAAATGGCCATCGAGCAGGCCAAGGAAATGGGCGTGCTGGGCGACAACATCATGGGCACCGACTTCTGTTTCGACCTCGAGTTGAAATACGGCGCCGGCGCGTTTGTCTGCGGCGAGGAAACCGCCCTGATCAACTCCATGGAAGGTAACCGCGGCGAGCCTTACACCAAGCCTCCTTTCCCTGCCGAAGCCGGTTACTGGAACAAGCCGACCATCGTGAACAACGTCGAGACCCTGGCCAACATCCCGGCCATCATCATGAAGGGCGCCGACTGGTTCAACAAGATCGGTACCGAAACTTCCAAGGGCACCAAGGTTTTCTGTATCTGCGGTAAGATCGCCAATGTCGGTCTGATCGAGGTTCCCATGGGAACCACCCTCAAAGAAGTTATCTACGATATCGGCGGCGGCATCCCCGGCGGCAAGGAATTCAAAGCCGTTCAGACCGGCGGCCCCTCCGGCGGTGCTTTGACCTACAAGGATCTGGACGCTCCTATCGACTACGAAAACCTCGTGGCACGCCAGTCGATGATGGGTTCCGGCGGCATGATCGTCATGGACGAAGAGGACTGCATGGTGTCGGTTGCCAAGTTCTTCCTCGACTTCACCATGGACGAGACCTGCGGCAAATGTACGCCCTGCCGTATCGGCTCCAAGCGTATCTACGAACTGCTTGATAAAATCACCATCGGTCAGGGTACCGAAGCAGATCTGGAAAAACTGCGCAGCCTGTCGGTGAACATCAAGGACACCGCTCTGTGCGGCCTGGGCCAGACCATGCCTAACCCGGTATTGTCGACCATGCGCGTCTTCGAAGACGAGTACCGCGCGCACGTTATCGACAAGAAATGTCCTGCCGGCGTTTGCGCCGAACTGCTCGAATACACTGTTGTGGACCAGAAGTGCGTTGGCTGTACCCTGTGCGCCAAAGTCTGCCCGGTTAACTGCATCAGCGGTAAGCCGAAGGAAGTCCATGTCATCGACCAGGCTGCATGTATCAAGTGCGGCGCATGTCTGGACAAGTGTAAGTTCGACGCCATCATCAAACAGTAA
- a CDS encoding (2Fe-2S) ferredoxin domain-containing protein, giving the protein MAKINSMADLQKKAEELKAAAVKTKSEKVLVNVSLATCSIASGGKEVLEAMKAEVAAQGLSNVEFQQVGCQTYCYAEPTVEITLPGKEPVVFGYVKGDKAKELVQKYIKSGELVDGVIPAAYERVVL; this is encoded by the coding sequence ATGGCCAAGATTAATTCTATGGCGGATCTGCAGAAAAAAGCTGAAGAGCTGAAGGCTGCCGCCGTTAAAACTAAAAGCGAAAAAGTACTCGTAAACGTATCTCTGGCTACCTGCAGCATCGCTTCCGGCGGCAAGGAAGTTCTGGAGGCCATGAAAGCTGAAGTTGCAGCTCAGGGGCTGAGCAATGTGGAGTTCCAGCAGGTTGGTTGCCAGACCTACTGTTACGCTGAGCCTACTGTTGAAATTACGCTGCCCGGCAAGGAACCTGTCGTATTCGGCTATGTTAAAGGCGACAAAGCCAAAGAACTGGTTCAGAAATACATCAAAAGCGGGGAACTGGTTGATGGTGTCATCCCTGCCGCCTACGAGCGCGTTGTACTTTAA
- a CDS encoding complex I 24 kDa subunit family protein: protein MQTSTCQKSGECRIPDRATLPATLYQQLADFVATLPTKEGHLVTVLHKAQSLFGYLPKEVQEFVADQMDESLAKVYGVVSFYTFFTMIPKGKHPISVCMGTACFVKGADKVVDALKQQLGVTVSEVTKDGKFSIDCLRCVGACALAPVVLVGEKVYANVTPDQVKDILADFA, encoded by the coding sequence ATGCAAACGTCCACATGTCAGAAAAGCGGGGAATGCAGAATTCCAGATCGTGCCACGTTGCCGGCAACGCTGTATCAGCAGCTTGCGGATTTCGTAGCTACGCTGCCCACCAAGGAAGGCCATCTGGTAACGGTTCTCCATAAAGCCCAGAGTCTGTTCGGCTACCTGCCTAAAGAAGTGCAGGAGTTCGTTGCCGATCAGATGGATGAATCTCTGGCTAAAGTTTATGGTGTTGTCAGCTTCTACACCTTCTTCACCATGATCCCCAAAGGCAAGCATCCCATCTCTGTCTGTATGGGTACCGCCTGCTTCGTTAAAGGTGCTGATAAGGTTGTTGACGCCCTCAAGCAGCAGCTTGGTGTTACGGTAAGCGAAGTGACCAAAGATGGTAAGTTCTCCATCGACTGTCTGCGCTGTGTTGGTGCTTGCGCTCTGGCACCGGTTGTTCTGGTCGGCGAGAAGGTTTACGCTAATGTGACGCCTGATCAGGTCAAAGACATTCTTGCTGACTTTGCTTAA
- the yhbY gene encoding ribosome assembly RNA-binding protein YhbY, which translates to MDISNKSTALTGKQVRHLRALGHHLKPVVLIGKEGVSAALISSIDECLTRHELLKIKVLETCPLDRKEAADLIASETRGHVAQVLGRTILIYRAAESPTIVLP; encoded by the coding sequence ATGGATATATCGAACAAAAGTACGGCGTTGACGGGAAAGCAGGTCAGACACCTGCGCGCACTGGGCCACCATTTAAAACCCGTAGTGCTCATAGGCAAAGAAGGGGTCTCCGCTGCCCTTATCAGCAGCATCGATGAATGCCTGACACGTCATGAATTGCTTAAAATCAAGGTTCTTGAAACCTGTCCGCTTGATCGCAAGGAAGCAGCCGACCTGATTGCAAGTGAAACCCGCGGCCACGTAGCTCAGGTGCTGGGTCGAACCATTTTGATCTATCGTGCGGCCGAATCCCCGACTATTGTACTTCCTTAA
- a CDS encoding deoxyguanosinetriphosphate triphosphohydrolase: protein MERPDLAPYAARSNQSRGRRYREDFRDDRSAFVRDRDRIIHCAAFRRLEYKTQVFVNHEGDYYRTRLTHSLEVAQIARGIARRLFLNEDLVEALALAHDLGHTPFGHTGEDVLDRLMEGFGGFEHNRQSLRIVEYLEERYPDFYGLNLTWETREGIIKHSDISSHSMHEAQEYQPHVPPTLEAQIIDLADEIAYNNHDIDDGLKAGYITLAELHEVPLWSAAFTSIERQFPSLEPSRHIYQTISTLIGQLIEDVVATTSANIAARGIRSIEDVRRQNDRMVCFSSAVRTQNKILKQFLRERLYRHHKVERMRVKVERILSMIFESYLKTPSLLPAEYHARFEIHGKERAICDLVAGMTDRYALDEYKKLFEPYEPV from the coding sequence ATGGAGCGACCCGATTTGGCTCCCTACGCTGCACGCAGCAATCAAAGTCGTGGAAGGCGCTACCGCGAAGATTTTCGTGATGACCGTAGCGCCTTCGTAAGGGATCGTGATCGTATTATTCATTGCGCGGCCTTTCGCCGACTCGAATACAAGACCCAGGTTTTCGTAAACCATGAGGGAGATTATTATCGAACCCGCCTGACCCACTCTCTCGAGGTTGCGCAGATCGCACGTGGCATCGCCCGTCGTCTATTTTTGAACGAAGACCTTGTCGAAGCGCTGGCGCTGGCTCATGACCTGGGGCATACGCCATTCGGGCATACCGGAGAAGATGTCCTGGATCGGCTCATGGAGGGGTTTGGCGGGTTTGAGCACAATAGGCAATCGTTGCGTATTGTTGAATACCTGGAAGAGCGTTATCCTGACTTTTACGGCTTGAACCTGACCTGGGAGACCCGGGAGGGTATTATAAAGCATTCCGACATATCGTCTCATTCCATGCATGAAGCGCAGGAATATCAACCCCATGTGCCGCCCACGCTAGAGGCGCAGATCATCGATCTGGCTGACGAAATTGCATATAACAATCATGATATAGACGATGGGCTCAAGGCGGGGTACATAACTCTTGCCGAGTTGCACGAGGTGCCATTGTGGAGCGCAGCCTTTACCTCTATTGAGCGACAATTCCCTTCACTGGAGCCTTCGAGGCATATTTATCAAACCATAAGTACATTGATAGGACAACTTATTGAAGATGTAGTGGCAACCACTTCAGCAAATATCGCAGCCCGTGGAATACGCTCCATTGAGGATGTCCGACGACAGAACGATCGTATGGTTTGTTTCAGCAGCGCTGTCCGCACTCAGAACAAAATCTTAAAGCAGTTTCTTCGAGAGCGGCTCTACAGGCACCATAAAGTGGAGAGAATGCGCGTCAAGGTTGAGCGCATTCTCTCAATGATCTTTGAAAGTTACCTTAAGACGCCTTCGTTGCTACCGGCGGAATATCATGCAAGATTTGAAATCCACGGCAAGGAGCGCGCTATATGCGACCTTGTGGCCGGCATGACGGACCGCTATGCCTTGGACGAATATAAAAAACTTTTTGAACCGTACGAGCCGGTGTGA
- the rsmD gene encoding 16S rRNA (guanine(966)-N(2))-methyltransferase RsmD, translating to MPHFNRKYQLNKRNRRVRIISGSAKGRKLRQFKGQNIRPTTDRVREALFSSLQSRLGSFSELKVLDLFAGTGALSLEALSRGAAYAVLVDQSPNSVAVIAENIKTCGMQDRTRLCRTSASIFVNQNQAAKDAPFDLIFLDPPYNKNLVTPTLNGIVENKLLSGCGIICVEAARKDPVPSEVPGLIQLDRKEYGSTAVSFFSLSKPGEDQP from the coding sequence TTGCCCCACTTTAACCGGAAGTATCAGCTCAATAAAAGGAACCGAAGGGTGCGCATCATAAGCGGATCAGCAAAAGGAAGAAAGCTTCGCCAGTTCAAGGGACAGAATATCCGTCCGACGACGGACAGGGTACGAGAGGCGCTGTTCAGCAGTCTGCAAAGTCGTCTCGGTTCTTTTTCCGAGCTGAAGGTGCTTGATCTTTTTGCGGGGACCGGTGCTTTAAGTCTTGAAGCATTGAGTCGGGGAGCCGCATACGCCGTGCTTGTTGACCAGAGCCCCAACTCTGTTGCCGTTATTGCCGAGAATATAAAAACCTGCGGCATGCAAGACCGTACCCGGCTCTGCAGAACATCAGCCAGTATCTTTGTCAACCAGAACCAGGCGGCAAAGGATGCTCCCTTTGATCTGATTTTCCTTGACCCACCCTACAACAAAAACCTCGTCACACCGACTCTAAACGGGATTGTAGAAAACAAGTTGCTTTCCGGCTGTGGAATTATATGCGTTGAAGCAGCACGGAAAGATCCGGTCCCTTCCGAAGTGCCGGGGCTTATCCAGTTGGACCGCAAGGAATACGGTTCGACGGCCGTATCGTTTTTTTCTCTTTCCAAGCCCGGGGAAGATCAACCATGA
- the coaD gene encoding pantetheine-phosphate adenylyltransferase, with the protein MSKRIAVYPGSFDPITNGHLDIILRGLNIFDELIVAVAHNVAKTGLFSIDERLDLIRETVKDYPQVRVDTFKGLLVDYLTRQNARIVLRGLRAVSDFENEFQLAQMNHTMNTQLETLFMMTSVSYGYLSSSIVKEVAAWGGDIDDFVPPCVKDALKTKFPDAPRID; encoded by the coding sequence ATGAGTAAACGTATTGCAGTTTATCCCGGATCTTTTGATCCCATCACCAACGGTCACCTGGATATTATTCTAAGGGGACTGAATATCTTCGATGAACTGATTGTGGCCGTAGCCCATAATGTGGCAAAAACCGGCCTGTTTTCCATTGACGAGCGTCTGGATTTGATCCGGGAGACGGTTAAAGATTATCCGCAGGTACGCGTTGACACCTTCAAGGGTTTGTTGGTCGATTATCTCACCCGCCAGAATGCACGCATCGTTCTGAGAGGTCTGCGCGCAGTATCGGACTTCGAGAACGAATTCCAGTTAGCACAAATGAACCACACCATGAACACGCAACTGGAAACCCTCTTCATGATGACCTCGGTCTCCTACGGCTATCTCAGCTCATCCATCGTCAAAGAGGTTGCGGCCTGGGGAGGAGACATTGACGATTTTGTACCTCCTTGTGTCAAGGATGCCCTAAAAACAAAATTCCCGGATGCGCCCAGGATCGACTGA
- a CDS encoding creatininase family protein yields the protein MIIEDMTMPEFIAGLEKTRTVYIPFGATEEHGPHLPLSTDTLQAKAVGYRLAERRPIFVAPAVSYGVCRSTSQHPGTLTITTGTLKALTCDIVASLYKHGLRNFILLTGHAGGTHNAALIDAGEELLERFADLKIAVLTEYQLAAEEGKGLIETAGDSHAGEIETSRVLYSHPQLVKGQAEREFPSFPMGMLVRNKQKYWPGGVWGDPTKATAQKGAQIERLVVDALERFVDKFEAWEE from the coding sequence ATGATTATTGAAGACATGACGATGCCCGAGTTTATTGCCGGTCTTGAAAAAACCCGAACCGTTTATATTCCCTTTGGCGCTACGGAGGAGCACGGGCCGCATTTGCCGTTATCCACCGATACCCTGCAGGCGAAGGCCGTCGGTTATCGCCTTGCCGAGCGTCGCCCGATATTTGTGGCTCCTGCTGTTTCTTACGGAGTTTGTCGATCGACCTCGCAACATCCGGGGACGCTTACCATTACAACCGGCACCCTTAAAGCATTGACCTGCGACATCGTCGCTTCACTTTACAAACATGGCCTGCGCAATTTTATTTTACTGACAGGGCATGCCGGGGGGACGCATAACGCAGCCCTGATAGATGCCGGCGAGGAGCTGCTTGAACGTTTTGCGGACTTGAAAATAGCCGTTTTAACCGAATATCAACTGGCCGCAGAGGAAGGCAAGGGGTTGATCGAAACCGCCGGCGATTCTCACGCCGGAGAGATTGAGACATCCCGCGTGCTTTACTCGCATCCTCAGCTTGTCAAGGGGCAGGCGGAACGGGAATTCCCAAGCTTTCCCATGGGAATGTTGGTGAGGAATAAGCAGAAATATTGGCCGGGAGGGGTGTGGGGAGACCCGACCAAGGCTACGGCACAAAAGGGTGCCCAGATAGAACGTCTGGTGGTGGATGCTCTGGAGCGTTTTGTCGATAAATTTGAAGCCTGGGAAGAGTAG
- a CDS encoding 7-carboxy-7-deazaguanine synthase QueE produces the protein MPVPAIPSTDAQLLEIFSSIQGEGGLVGCRQVFIRLAGCNLDCAYCDTDFAPQDTCRIEDAPGSGQFRSVTNPVALEVVADILGAWTKRAPGMHHSISLTGGEPLLQGQLLRDWVPVLKEILPIHLETNGTCPDALAPLLPHLEWVSMDVKLASTTGMPTPWKLHRAFLEIAAQAHVWVKAVVCESTPAEEMHDLGRLVHQIAPHVTIFLQPATRQGKVDMSAERLLALQTALSRHHGKVRVVPQTHVFLGLL, from the coding sequence ATGCCTGTGCCAGCTATTCCCTCGACTGATGCCCAGTTGCTGGAGATATTCTCATCCATTCAGGGGGAGGGCGGCCTTGTCGGCTGCAGGCAGGTTTTTATACGATTGGCCGGATGCAATCTCGATTGCGCCTATTGCGACACCGACTTTGCCCCTCAGGATACTTGTCGCATTGAAGACGCGCCGGGATCCGGACAGTTTCGCAGTGTGACCAATCCTGTTGCGCTGGAGGTTGTTGCCGATATTCTGGGTGCCTGGACGAAGCGAGCTCCCGGGATGCACCATTCCATCAGTTTGACGGGCGGGGAACCGCTTTTGCAAGGACAGCTACTGCGTGACTGGGTGCCGGTTCTTAAGGAAATACTGCCCATCCATCTGGAAACAAACGGTACCTGCCCCGATGCTTTAGCTCCTTTGCTGCCGCACCTTGAGTGGGTTTCCATGGATGTCAAACTTGCTTCCACGACAGGGATGCCCACGCCGTGGAAGCTGCATCGGGCCTTTCTCGAAATAGCTGCGCAAGCTCATGTCTGGGTGAAGGCGGTCGTTTGTGAATCGACTCCTGCTGAAGAGATGCATGATTTGGGTAGACTGGTTCATCAGATCGCTCCCCATGTAACCATTTTTCTTCAGCCGGCAACACGACAGGGTAAGGTCGACATGTCTGCCGAGCGGCTGCTGGCACTGCAGACGGCTCTGTCGCGCCATCACGGCAAAGTGAGAGTCGTTCCTCAGACCCATGTGTTCCTGGGGCTGCTGTAG
- the queD gene encoding 6-carboxytetrahydropterin synthase QueD: MYRLMICTHFAAAHNLMNYQGDCENLHGHNWKVEVTVATRELDKAGLGVDFKILKKETNRILDLLDHKYLNDLPFFKGISPSSENIARFVFEELSKVFQESVVVENVRIWESDNACASYSLD, from the coding sequence ATGTATCGCCTTATGATTTGCACCCACTTTGCCGCGGCTCATAATCTCATGAACTATCAAGGGGATTGCGAAAATCTTCACGGGCATAACTGGAAGGTTGAGGTGACCGTGGCAACTCGCGAGCTCGACAAGGCCGGCCTTGGGGTCGATTTTAAAATTTTGAAAAAAGAAACCAATCGTATTCTTGATCTCCTCGATCACAAATACTTAAACGACCTTCCGTTTTTTAAAGGAATCAGTCCTTCTTCTGAAAATATAGCCCGGTTTGTTTTTGAGGAACTGAGTAAGGTTTTTCAGGAGTCCGTCGTGGTTGAAAATGTGCGTATCTGGGAGTCTGACAATGCCTGTGCCAGCTATTCCCTCGACTGA
- a CDS encoding DNA gyrase inhibitor YacG, with protein sequence MTNDKKTFTVKCPHCGASKPWEGNAYRPFCSSRCRQMDLGAWVDEEYRVPDASCPSDEEQSLSELHQKTIDWS encoded by the coding sequence ATGACAAACGATAAAAAAACATTTACCGTAAAATGTCCGCACTGCGGAGCTTCCAAACCATGGGAAGGGAATGCTTACCGACCCTTTTGTTCCTCGAGGTGCCGGCAGATGGATCTTGGTGCCTGGGTCGATGAGGAATATCGTGTCCCCGATGCATCCTGTCCATCTGACGAGGAACAAAGTTTATCGGAATTGCACCAAAAAACAATAGATTGGAGTTAA
- a CDS encoding CCA tRNA nucleotidyltransferase, with protein sequence MRSLSKVCRDLKSFLPLRELARLLLPNQACFLVGGAVRDMFLGRPCSDFDFTTPFDPTPLARAFARNLSASWFFLDQKRRQSRVVLRCGDNDVCCDFSPFRATSLTADLLLRDFRINAMALRVYADTSPADFFDPLSGLCDLRRRHLSICSGTVLQQDPLRILKGLRHCKVLHLTPGNDTLQKMREAAPELPGVAAERVKRELGLLLDDEAVTAALESLLDSGAAASVFKFSRGQVVAAEALRNIQRYQERLLDVAEGNYGEFVRCAMRYKFEECFSRQAALNLTVILKGVPSKVARNVMVALKLARNTTRALNGYLDLGEGCLREAKRLTSGSRGRMWWVSGLGPDPVGGLIFLACSEWCPRSADVQRVLDLALDFASGGPPEDFLDGRWICSNLALKPGPLVGNAIQAVRREEMAGRVLTAEQARQFLLGRYQKTH encoded by the coding sequence ATGCGCTCCCTGTCGAAGGTATGTCGCGATCTGAAATCCTTTTTACCCCTGCGGGAATTGGCCCGGTTGTTACTGCCGAACCAAGCCTGTTTTCTCGTGGGGGGCGCTGTCCGGGATATGTTCCTGGGAAGGCCATGCAGCGATTTCGACTTTACCACTCCCTTTGATCCCACTCCGCTTGCCCGGGCTTTTGCACGGAATCTTTCCGCTAGCTGGTTTTTTCTCGATCAAAAACGCCGTCAAAGCCGTGTCGTTCTTCGCTGCGGCGACAACGATGTCTGTTGCGATTTCAGCCCGTTTCGTGCCACCAGCCTGACGGCCGACCTGCTCTTGCGTGATTTCAGAATCAACGCCATGGCATTACGTGTTTATGCCGATACCAGCCCCGCCGATTTTTTCGATCCGTTATCTGGCCTCTGCGATTTGCGTCGCAGGCATCTTTCTATCTGCTCCGGGACTGTTCTGCAGCAGGATCCGCTACGGATTCTGAAAGGTCTGCGTCATTGCAAAGTCCTGCATTTGACGCCAGGTAACGATACTCTTCAGAAAATGCGTGAAGCTGCTCCGGAACTGCCAGGCGTTGCCGCGGAGAGGGTGAAAAGAGAACTGGGGCTTCTGCTGGACGATGAGGCTGTGACCGCTGCCCTGGAGTCGCTGCTGGATAGCGGTGCGGCTGCGTCAGTGTTTAAGTTCTCAAGGGGGCAGGTTGTGGCTGCCGAGGCCCTGCGGAATATCCAGCGGTATCAAGAAAGGCTCCTTGACGTGGCGGAGGGAAATTATGGCGAATTTGTTCGATGCGCCATGCGCTACAAGTTTGAGGAGTGTTTTAGCAGGCAGGCGGCACTTAATTTAACGGTCATTTTGAAAGGGGTGCCGTCCAAGGTTGCGCGCAATGTTATGGTTGCCCTGAAACTGGCTCGCAACACAACGAGGGCGCTGAATGGATACCTGGATCTAGGAGAGGGCTGTCTTCGCGAAGCAAAGCGCTTGACCAGCGGCTCCCGTGGGCGAATGTGGTGGGTTTCGGGCCTTGGGCCAGATCCCGTCGGCGGCCTGATTTTTCTGGCGTGTAGCGAGTGGTGTCCACGTTCCGCAGATGTGCAACGTGTTTTGGATCTGGCTCTCGACTTTGCATCAGGCGGCCCTCCTGAAGATTTTTTGGATGGCCGGTGGATATGCAGCAATCTTGCATTAAAGCCCGGGCCTCTCGTTGGTAATGCGATTCAAGCCGTGCGCCGTGAGGAGATGGCCGGCAGGGTGCTGACAGCAGAGCAGGCGAGGCAGTTTCTGTTGGGCAGATACCAAAAAACCCATTGA
- a CDS encoding aminotransferase class I/II-fold pyridoxal phosphate-dependent enzyme has product MNPLAIALNKQLEAENPAALDLLSRLGKNLFFPKGILTQSAEAKTKAHKFNATIGIATENGEPMYLPCIHKKLDAFKPSDLYGYAPPAGKPELRQLWRDKMLRDNPSLGGKSFGTPVVTNALTHGLSIVADLFVEQGDQVIMADMMWGNYNLTFGVRRGGEICKYATFTEDGAYNIEAFRKVLHDAATKHGKAVVVLNFPNNPSGYTPSVAEGEAIVEVLRQEAENGCNIVAVTDDAYFGLFYKDCLKESLFGRLVDLHPRLLAVKIDGSTKEDFVWGFRTGFITFGGCGASDNSDLLKVLETKTLGIIRGTISNCPHPSQSFIIEGMKSPEYAEQKRQKFKIMQGRALKTLEILENGAYDDAWDFYPFNSGYFMCLKLKTVDAEQLRLHLLDQYGIGTIAINSTDLRIAFSCIEEEDLPELFDLIYQAVKDLC; this is encoded by the coding sequence GTGAATCCGTTGGCGATTGCCTTGAACAAGCAGCTGGAAGCAGAAAATCCCGCTGCCCTTGATTTGCTTTCACGGCTAGGCAAGAATCTCTTTTTTCCCAAGGGGATTTTGACACAGTCCGCTGAAGCCAAAACCAAGGCTCATAAATTTAACGCCACTATCGGTATCGCCACCGAAAACGGCGAGCCCATGTATTTGCCCTGCATCCATAAAAAGCTTGATGCCTTCAAGCCTTCCGACTTGTATGGCTACGCACCTCCTGCAGGCAAACCGGAACTTCGGCAGTTATGGCGGGATAAGATGCTCCGCGACAACCCGAGTCTCGGTGGAAAGTCTTTCGGGACTCCTGTGGTCACCAATGCGCTCACCCATGGCCTGTCCATCGTGGCTGATCTTTTCGTTGAGCAAGGCGACCAGGTCATTATGGCTGACATGATGTGGGGGAACTACAATCTTACCTTCGGGGTCCGCCGTGGCGGCGAGATATGCAAATATGCCACTTTTACCGAAGACGGTGCATACAACATAGAGGCCTTTCGCAAAGTGTTGCACGATGCGGCCACGAAACATGGCAAGGCCGTGGTTGTGTTGAACTTCCCCAATAACCCAAGCGGTTATACCCCCAGCGTGGCTGAAGGGGAAGCTATCGTCGAAGTTTTGCGTCAGGAAGCGGAAAATGGCTGCAATATCGTTGCCGTCACAGACGATGCCTATTTCGGGCTGTTTTATAAGGACTGTCTTAAAGAATCTCTGTTCGGGCGCCTTGTCGATTTGCACCCGCGCTTACTCGCTGTAAAAATCGACGGTTCGACCAAGGAAGATTTTGTGTGGGGCTTTCGGACCGGCTTTATTACGTTCGGTGGCTGCGGGGCCTCCGATAATTCCGACCTGTTAAAGGTGCTGGAGACCAAAACCTTGGGAATTATTCGGGGCACCATCTCCAACTGCCCGCATCCCTCGCAAAGCTTCATCATAGAGGGCATGAAATCTCCCGAATATGCGGAGCAAAAGCGCCAGAAATTCAAAATTATGCAAGGGCGGGCCCTTAAGACGCTGGAAATTCTCGAGAATGGCGCCTATGATGATGCATGGGATTTCTATCCCTTCAACTCCGGCTATTTCATGTGTCTCAAGTTGAAGACGGTAGATGCCGAGCAGCTTCGTCTTCACCTGCTCGATCAATACGGCATAGGAACCATTGCGATTAACAGCACGGATTTGCGCATTGCGTTCAGCTGTATTGAGGAGGAAGACCTGCCGGAATTGTTCGATCTGATTTACCAGGCGGTTAAGGACCTCTGCTGA